The following DNA comes from Eretmochelys imbricata isolate rEreImb1 chromosome 18, rEreImb1.hap1, whole genome shotgun sequence.
TTTAAAGTAGATTTCTCCTCAGTCCAGATTTGTAAAATTGCCTCCGTTTCCCAAATTGTGGATTTAAATCCAATCCTTCTACActatttctcaaaaaaaaaatcattctataGTGGGATGAGGTGGGGTGGAGGATACATTATTACTTACCTTATAAAGTATATAAGTCCATTAAGAGTCACAGTTTTTGGTGCAAAAGACCACGGAGGCAGCTGTCCACAGTTCACGAGGGACCAGAGGTCAGTTTCAGGGTCATAGCATTGTATAACCATGGATTCTTTGCCTGCTAGAGAGCCAATAGCAAAGAGTTTGCCACGACAAGATGTGGTAGAACAGTTGTCCATTGGGTACAACATAGGCTGCAAAGCCTCCCAGGCGTCTATGGAGTGGTCATAACGTTCTGTGCTGTCTGAGGCTATAATATACAACAGTCCATCCAAGACTGTAGAGCTGTGGTATTCTCTTGCTTTCAACATTGGAGAAACTTCTGTCCACTCATTCACACTGGAGTTGTATCTCCAGACACAGTCATAGAGCCTTGACCCATCTGATCCTCCTACAGAAGAGAGCACATTTCATaagtaaatattttgcaatatagcccattgtgtgtgtgtgagggggggtgggggggtggagaggaagacAGACTAGGGGTTTTATGTAATAACTCAGTCCTTTATTAGGTATTCAAAAATGTTATTACTTTCCAATACTATCACAAATTTTGCTACTTCCCCAGCCTACTTGTTGTTATTAAAATATTCAGGTACAGGAGAAAAATGGCAGTTTGTTTCACAACAATTTTAAGGCTAATGGTACCACTCAATCTCAAATTTGTTTGGAAATTTCGAAAATGGGCCTGTAACTTTGTCTCCCATTTACTCCCAGAATCTCAGAGTAGATTCCCTCATGTGATGCTCAGATGAAATCTGATGTATTATCAACTCAAAACACGTATCCCAGATTTGGCTAACTTCCTAACCATTTTCTCCCTTCCCTATTTACAACCCTCACCATATCCCTGATGAGAGGGCTTGGAGCTGGTGACCCAATACAGAGCAACTTTCAACAATGATTAATTAGCCAGCAAGTACTGATAAGAGTCCAACTAACACTTCTACAATAGTTGACAACGATATCAGTGGAGCAAATCTAGCATGCAAGCTCCATAAACTAAAGAACAACCTTAGACACATGACCCCACTTCACTACTGCCTCATACAAAAATCTGCTTCTAAGCTTTTCCTTTACATCTCTTTTCCTCTGAGCTACAACTGTAATGCGAAATACAAAACAGTTATCCATGCATCTCCAATGACAACAGACCCTGTATGCAAGTACAAGACTCTTGGAAGAAGTCAGCAATCACAAGGTGTGTGACAAAATGCTTGGCATTCAGAATTCCAGGTCAATCAACCTTGCATTGTTTTTGAATACTACCATATGTGACTTTCTTTGGATGCAGAAATAATACAAAAGTATTCCATTTTAGCACATCATCATGTTTATGACATTACTTAAATCACAGGCATGCGTTTTAAGTCAAGTCAGAGATTGAACAGCTTTCTGTTCACTTAGGCCGGGTCTACATACAACCtttatcggtataactatgtctgTTCAAGGTGTGAATTTTGTTGACATGGTTATACTGGTAAAAAGGTACATCATACAGTATAGCTTATTTCTGTTTGGGTccctttacactggtataactgcaccCACACTGGGAGTGAGGGTGAGATGGGAGGTCActgctttatactggtatagttaaagtggcaaACTGGTATAGTTAAACTTGACAAACTGACAAGAGCCAGGGAGTACACTAGAGAAAGAAACACAACTTTTGCCCTTCAATACTATAAACGCACTGCTGTGCCAAGGTTAAATGACACTGAGAGTCATTGAAGTCCAGAGTGTCAGAGGACTTTCTGGTATGTTTCTACCTTGAGTGCTGTGACGAAGTAGGGATTTTCCCTCGTTGTgttgtatgtgagtcttactATTTAGCctatgtgagttttactgttttgcatgaatattgagtatgcttcagtttccctgtgtgctgcaccaatacCTCAGTGATAGGAATAGGggtgtgtgactttggctgagaccttaggggcaggtgaggctgctctAGCTGCCTAAACATATGCTATGACCAgtgcccttcgtaacctgagacccaggagggggatgcaaccagATGACACTCTGCCCAGGAAGTGAGacaaagacaaggaggaggagcaacGGGGGTGCTGGCAGTCTGCTTGGGTGGACCGGaagagggggagtccagggcttctggcccaggactccccaagacggacttggctgaaagtcactgatttctgtgctaacaaattctgttctacgctgtgttcccgtcacctaataaaccttctgttccagagcatcacctggtgactctgtgacaaGCATACACGGTATGCTTTGTGTTGCACCCTGTTATTTACTTTTCTCTAAGTTCTGCTTTTCTTAAGTGTTCTCAACACAGCAGGAATTTGAAAATGATCTGAAATCAGACTCCTACCCTGTTGTCTTGGGAAGTTATACCAACATGTGTCCTGAAATGCTGTCTACATACTCACTAGTATTAGTCATTATGAATCAGCTGCCTGTCTGAGATCAGCTACTAAATCCATCCCAAAACAAGAATAACTACAGAAAAGGAATCCCTGTTGCAAAATGAAAACTCGCATTTATGCCAAACATCTGAATAGAACTTTAGACATGGTCCATTTGTGAAAAACCAAGAACCACTGTAGGAAACCTAAATATTTTCATTACACATTTAAACATTAATGTAAGCACAAAGTGGAAGAGTCTCCTGGATGATGGACCCcacacattaaaaataaagtgtTCAGGAGGTTCCTTCTGCAAACACTCAAGTAATATATAAAGTTGCATACATATTTATTTTCCTGTTCACCTCTGAGTTCCAAGCCTATTAGCACAAAATTAGAACAAATTAGAACAAATCTGACCCCCATAAAGTAGCTTATAACCCCAAGCAGAATAACAAAACCATTTCAGGTTTACCAACACGCTGCACTAGCCTGTACTTAGAACCAACCACAGAGCCCTGAAGTCTGTCACAATAGAAGTGTATACAAATACCTTTACACAGACTTGTACACAAGCCTCCACACAGAACAAAGTGTTACTGCACTGTGGAGAAGCCAAAGTCCCTTTGAAACGGGCTGTTGGAATGCGTGTCTGCTTACAACGTATGCAACACACTCGTTCAACATTTTCACAGAAGCCAAGGAATCATTTCCCCTGGCATTTAGCAGAACAGAATGGTTTCTGAGTCTTTGCAAGAGACACCCTAATTATGAAGGCAGATCTCATTTCAAAGAATCATTACTCTGCGAACCCAAAACAAGCCATGCTTAGCCCATCCTAGGACTAATGGCAAAGAAAAGAGGGAACTTTTTATAAAAATACTAGTGCTTTGAAAAGTCAGGGATCTCATTTCTGGCCTCTTCTACAGCTTTGCCGATGCCCCTTGATCTTTAAACCTAAAGCCGTCCCCCCATCCCTTGACAGACTTGGGCTCCCTCCAGAATAATGCCCAGCTGTGGCCCTTTCCCCAGACAACACTGCTCAGGGCATCAGATCCAACGTGCCCATCCTTACCTGTCACGTAGATGTCATTGCCCAGTGCCGCTATGCTGTAGCCACCACCCAAGTGCTCGGGAAACTCAGCCAGGTAGCGCCAGTGCCCCGTTCGTGGGTTGTAACAATCAACGGTGACCAGCTCATCGCAATCACGGTCGCAGCCACCAATGAGCACAAGGATCTCTGCCAGGCCGGTAGAGGGTCGTGGCCGCATGCGAGCACATGGCCCCTGGTCGTGCCGGTCATAGCGAGCAGCCTGGAAGTCGCGGGCCTCCCGCAGGAGGCGCAGACAGGGCTGACAACGCGCCACCAGGGGCTCGCCCTCCACATGTGCCAGCAGGTAGAAACGGCGCACGAAGGGCAAGCGCACGTGGGCCAGGAGCTGCGGCAGCAGCGGGGCACGGGCAGCTAGGTCAGCACGCACCCAACGCAGTGCCAGCTGGAAGGCGGCCTCCTCCTTGGGCACACACAGCTCATCGTCCTGCAAGTAGGAGATGAGCCGCGCCAGCGGCAGCCGCTCCAACTGCGTGCTCAGCTCACCCACATGGCGCAGCACAAACCGGTGAGCGGCAGCCGCGAGGGCTGGGCAAGCAAAGGCCTCTGCGAAGTCCTGCATGTCCAGCGCGTTGGCCGGCTCCAGCTGCCGGGCCAGCCAAGTGCCACATGCCTCCTTCACGGCCGGGAACTGTAGTAGGTCGGCAGCGCGCAGCAGCCGCTCCGCGATGTCGgggcccagctgccccacccgACCAGTGTAGGCAAAGTCGAGCAGCAGTGCCAGGCACTCAGGGTCCACCCCATGTAGCCGCACCCGCTCGGCCCGGGACTCCCGCAGTGACCCGCCGAACATGGCACGGAAGTAGCCAGAAGCTGCAGCTAGCACAGCTCTATGTGCCCCAAACTCACAGCCGCCGGCCACCACTGTCACATCAAGCAGGCTCCGCTCAGAGCGCAGTGCACTCAGACCCCGCAGCAGTGCCACTGCGTGCGCTGGTTCGCCTggacccccacctcctcctgccgGGCTTGGTTCCATAATATGCCTGTGGAGGAGGCAACACACAGCAGGTTAGCATGAGGCTTCTCAGGCACTCACAGCCCCTGTAAGGACCAGACCCAGCCCATACCACACGtggctcctgcccccaccccctggtcATCCACCCCTTTAACTCCTAGAAGCCCAATGGGCCTAGGCGGCAATCAAGGACAGAGCCCACAGGTTagtacaccccctcccccccacactcatGTCAGGGACAGCTGCTCTAGTTTAGAATATTCCCATCAATAGGGGGAAGGGGCCTCCCTAATGGATTCCATCCCAGCAGGGAGACTCAGTTTATACAGGGTTCTGTAGAAACCACAGGGATTCGGCAAGCTTTCCTCTGCGGTGAGGGGGTTGCTTCTGGAGAATTGCTTTGCCGTCACAGATGCACCTAGCAGAGCCTCACACTTGAAAATCAAGGCAGGTGAAAAGACCCGTtgtgacctttttttaaaaaaaatattgaggaTGTCCAAGATTGTTTGAAAACAGGTCTGGCGCGTAGTTTTCAGTTTATCCACACACATGGTCTCAAttttctacactacaaacttcGCTGGGGAAGAAGAAAGGTTAGCAGGATAAACGCACAGCACATGAATTTATCACTTCTAGTAGCCTTTCTTGGTTTCAAATAAAAGTTTTGCTCAAATGCAactaatttctttaaaaagaaaaggaggacttgtggcaccttagagactaacaaatttatttgaacataagcttttgtgagctacagctctcttcatcagatgcattcagtggaaaatacagtggggagatttatatacacagagaacatgaaacaatgggtgttaccatacacactgtaatgagagtgatcaggtaaggcgagctattaccagcaggaaagcggggtGGGGTGGACACGACAACACGacaaccttttatagtgataatcaaggtgggccatttccagcagttgacaagaacttctgaggaattCCAATTCAACCCAACCCACTATCTAAAGACACTTTTGGGGACTGGTTGTTATTGTCAGAATTTAGTAAAGGAAGAAATAAACATTACAGTAAGTAACAGTTATTTAAATGGGCACTGAAAACAAATGGAATGTTAAAGAAAAAAGTGGGGGAATTTCTTATTCCATTTAGAGAGAGCACCTGCAATCTGTACTTGCAAAACACTGCAGTCTACAAAATTGAATATTTTACTTTACTTCACAAAATGGACAAGTTGAAAAGACAAACTCAATTACAAGATACAGTTTCTCACTGAACTGTAACAATAAAGCTATGTAACTACAGGTCAGCACATACTGTTTCAGTTGCTTTTATAAGTACTCTGGTACAAGTCATACAAGCAATAAACATTTTAACAGAATCAATGAAGCGTGCTATTGCCTACAATAATGGCAATCCCATTACTtgacaaacatttaataataaaatacagaaaGTCAAGCTTGAGCAATCAAAGTATATTACTCATcggtaaggctacgttttagtcatgggtatatTTATTAAAAGTCAGAcaagtcacaggcagtaaacaaaaattcacagtccatgacttgtactatacaCCCCTAACTAAAGATTAGGGGGGTAGCcctgggaggtgctgtgggggtggCGTGCAACCCAGAGTTGTGGGGGTGGTGcaggtcgggggagggggggtgagggttggcggggctggcagacTCCCCCCCcaggctccgcacagctccccggaagcagccggcatggaGGGAAGGCCggggggctccacgcactgcccccgccACGAGCACCTGCtccacagtcaatgggagctgtggggacatgccagccgcttccagagAGCCctcctgaggtaagcgccaccctgccctgcaaccctctgccccagccctgaaccccctcccacacccaaactactGCTCCTGCTGGGAAGGCGTGGTGGCCCAAGATTGCCCCAGTAGCGGCCGGcgtggctggcccaggggctgcctgagctgctcggacagccccggagccagctgcactggcctctgcagaagtcatggaagtcacagaatcggtgacagacacacagccttaCTCACTggcaaatacatttgttttcttattttcccCATTCAAACCTTCCATTTTCCCTCTTCATTTGGGGATCTCTGACAATCTAGTAAGAGTTTTTTGAGTGCTCAGTTGCAGGTTTACAAATGGGATAATAATATATTCTTAGGAAATAAAATAAGGAGTTCTGTATGCATTCTACTATCTGCACTGCAAATGTATGCTATTAAAATTCCTTGCTAGATTCATTCTGCAGGACAAGTATTTTCACAGAACTGTAATAATATTAAACCTTTAAATGCCTGATGCTGCATTCTTTGTGCACTCCAAACACCCACTGTAGTCAGGGAAGTGAATAGCTCCCTGCACACCAGATACTCATCTACAAGGACTGCTGTGCACATGCAAGAACTAACACAACCCACAGAGATTTAGTATCTTTCACAAAATGCAATGTATGGTCTTCATGGGATCAAAGGGACAAAAGCCCACGCTAGACGCCTTGGGGTGGCACAGCAACAACTCCTTGTTCTGGCTTCAACATCCACAACATACCGCAAATGGGAATCTATCTTAGGACATTAACAAATAATTACAGCCATGTGGCAAAATGTCTCCACAAATGAAGTCCCTCTCTGCAAGAATTCTAAATACTACACAGACTAATTAACAATCTAGTCTATGAAATAATgtcttaaaatataaatataattataaaatagcTTAGTTAGTTTACTCTTTTCTGGATCTAAGCAGGACTATAGTAACTATCGAACAACCTTAGGAACAATTTAAAGAAGGGGGGGGCAATAAAAGGTTCATCAAACGGAAACTGTCCTCAAACCAGGGAAACAGGATGAGATGAACAGCCTTTAAACATTCCTACCTACattcctcaaatgtggagctttaGCAAGATGAATTACATAACGTGCTATCAAACAACTGCTCAGTATTTTCTACACTTCAGTCTCATAATAGATATTTTAGAAAGAGAATCCAGATTTAAAGTTCATAAGAATAAGACTGAACTGGATTTGGACTGTATATTGACAGAGCAGGgtgtattgatttaaatcaaagctttaaataattgattttaatcttgttttgcatttgtactttttagttatatTCCGGACAAAAAGTTGATTAATTGCTTGGTAAGAAATAAACACGTGGGTGTGCAACTAGATATAATCCTCACACTAAATTTTGTACTTTCTTCTAACCGGGGGGTAAATAAGTGTGTGTACATGTAGTGTAAGCAATTATATAGTTTAACACATTTATTCCAATTAATGTTTGCATTTTGTATTATGTTAAATGATGAATGATACATTTCTTATTTACcagatgattttttttacttgtgatttgtgtaaAGCTCGATTTGGATGCAAAAAGGACATGAAATTTGAAATGcacaagaacattttaaaatggatagaTAAATAAAACTagcttaaatgtgctggatatatGAGAAAAAATTAAGTATCAAAACTTGTCTGGCACTTAAAAATGATGAAACAAAGTATCTGTAGTTAATGAATTGATcggattgtttctggtcacttttgtggatctgggtccaTGTCCTTCAGAAATTTAGATCTAGCAGATCTCATCATCTCATACCTCATTTTTAATC
Coding sequences within:
- the KLHL21 gene encoding kelch-like protein 21 isoform X2, whose translation is MEPSPAGGGGGPGEPAHAVALLRGLSALRSERSLLDVTVVAGGCEFGAHRAVLAAASGYFRAMFGGSLRESRAERVRLHGVDPECLALLLDFAYTGRVGQLGPDIAERLLRAADLLQFPAVKEACGTWLARQLEPANALDMQDFAEAFACPALAAAAHRFVLRHVGELSTQLERLPLARLISYLQDDELCVPKEEAAFQLALRWVRADLAARAPLLPQLLAHVRLPFVRRFYLLAHVEGEPLVARCQPCLRLLREARDFQAARYDRHDQGPCARMRPRPSTGLAEILVLIGGCDRDCDELVTVDCYNPRTGHWRYLAEFPEHLGGGYSIAALGNDIYVTGGSDGSRLYDCVWRYNSSVNEWTEVSPMLKAREYHSSTVLDGLLYIIASDSTERYDHSIDAWEALQPMLYPMDNCSTTSCRGKLFAIGSLAGKESMVIQCYDPETDLWSLVNCGQLPPWSFAPKTVTLNGLIYFIRDDSAEVDVYNPMKNEWDKIPPMLQVHVGGSLAVLGGKLYVSGGYDNTFELSDVLEAYDPETRMWSIVGRLPEPTFWHGSVSIFRQFMPQTTQDDDSIALDNAINLNRQRQNLHNQNLNELR
- the KLHL21 gene encoding kelch-like protein 21 isoform X1 gives rise to the protein MPREQPRGSGQRHIMEPSPAGGGGGPGEPAHAVALLRGLSALRSERSLLDVTVVAGGCEFGAHRAVLAAASGYFRAMFGGSLRESRAERVRLHGVDPECLALLLDFAYTGRVGQLGPDIAERLLRAADLLQFPAVKEACGTWLARQLEPANALDMQDFAEAFACPALAAAAHRFVLRHVGELSTQLERLPLARLISYLQDDELCVPKEEAAFQLALRWVRADLAARAPLLPQLLAHVRLPFVRRFYLLAHVEGEPLVARCQPCLRLLREARDFQAARYDRHDQGPCARMRPRPSTGLAEILVLIGGCDRDCDELVTVDCYNPRTGHWRYLAEFPEHLGGGYSIAALGNDIYVTGGSDGSRLYDCVWRYNSSVNEWTEVSPMLKAREYHSSTVLDGLLYIIASDSTERYDHSIDAWEALQPMLYPMDNCSTTSCRGKLFAIGSLAGKESMVIQCYDPETDLWSLVNCGQLPPWSFAPKTVTLNGLIYFIRDDSAEVDVYNPMKNEWDKIPPMLQVHVGGSLAVLGGKLYVSGGYDNTFELSDVLEAYDPETRMWSIVGRLPEPTFWHGSVSIFRQFMPQTTQDDDSIALDNAINLNRQRQNLHNQNLNELR